The following coding sequences are from one Vulpes vulpes isolate BD-2025 chromosome 12, VulVul3, whole genome shotgun sequence window:
- the GPR157 gene encoding G-protein coupled receptor 157, whose product MPPPAPPTELGPSERAVVLLSCALSALGSGLLVATHALWPDLRSRARRLLLFLSLADLLSAASYFYGVLQDFAGPSWDCVLQGALSTFANTSSFFWTVAIALYLYLSIVRAAREPRTGRLLWAFHVVSWGVPLAITVAAVALKKIGYDASDVSVGWCWIDLEAEDRILWMLLTGKLWEMLAYVMLPVLYLLIRKHINRAHEALSEYRPILSEAHQLQRRTSVADKKLILIPLIFICLRVWSTVRFVLTLCGSPAVRSPVLVVLHGIGNTFQGGANCIMFVLCTQAVRTRLFSVCSCCSSQPSTESPTGPPKAPAPSKTGDSQGSRRTPDELPST is encoded by the exons atgccgccgcccgcgccgcccacCGAGCTGGGGCCGTCGGAGCGCGCCGTGGTGCTGCTGTCGTGCGCGCTCTCGGCGCTGGGCTCGGGGCTGCTGGTGGCCACGCACGCCCTGTGGCCCGACCTGCGCAGCCGGGCTCGGCGCCTGCTGCTCTTCCTGTCGCTGGCGGACCTGCTCTCGGCCGCCTCCTACTTCTACGGGGTGCTGCAGGACTTCGCGGGCCCCTCGTGGGACTGCGTGCTGCAGGGCGCGCTCTCCACCTTCGCCAACACCAGCTCCTTCTTCTGGACCGTGGCCATCGCCCTCTACCTGTACCTCAGCATCGTCCGCGCGGCGCGCGAGCCTCGGACCGGCCGCCTGCTCTGGGCCTTCCACGTCGTCAG CTGGGGGGTCCCGCTGGCCATCACCGTGGCAGCTGTCGCTCTAAAGAAGATCGGCTATGATGCCTCCGACGTGTCAGTCGGCTGGTGCTGGATCGACCTGGAGGCAGAGGACCGCATCCTGTGGATGCTGCTGACCGGGAAGCTCTGGGAGATGCTGGCCTATGTCATGCTGCCCGTCCTCTACCTCCTCATCAGGAAGCACATAAACAGGGCG CACGAGGCGCTCTCCGAGTACCGGCCCATCCTCTCCGAGGCGCACCAGCTTCAGCGCCGCACCTCCGTGGCCGATAAGAAGCTGATCCTCATCCCGCTCATCTTCATCTGCCTCCGGGTCTGGAGCACCGTACGATTCGTCTTGACCCTCTGTGGCTCCCCAGCGGTGCGGTCGCCGGTGCTGGTTGTTCTGCAC ggtaTTGGGAACACGTTTCAGGGCGGCGCCAATTGCATCATGTTCGTCCTCTGCACCCAGGCCGTCCGAACTCGGCTCTTCTCTGTTTGCTCCTGCTGCTCTTCCCAGCCATCTACAGAGAGCCCGACTGGCCCCCCCAAGGCTCCTGCACCCTCCAAGACAGGAGACTCTCAGGGATCCAGACGCACCCCAGATGAACTTCCAAGCACCTGA